A DNA window from Gammaproteobacteria bacterium contains the following coding sequences:
- a CDS encoding twin-arginine translocation signal domain-containing protein — MHEQDNKSSSRRHFLKGAVALGAGAAVVSAVGAETLDKAAVTEPAMDESKPDKGYRVTSHIVDYYRSLAE, encoded by the coding sequence ATGCATGAACAGGACAACAAGTCGTCGTCACGCCGTCATTTCCTCAAGGGCGCAGTCGCGCTGGGCGCGGGTGCAGCGGTCGTTTCCGCCGTCGGGGCCGAAACGCTGGACAAGGCCGCCGTCACCGAACCCGCAATGGACGAGAGCAAGCCTGACAAGGGCTACCGCGTGACGTCGCACATAGTCGATTACTACCGCTCGCTCGCCGAATAG